The Thioalkalivibrio thiocyanodenitrificans ARhD 1 genome window below encodes:
- a CDS encoding methylthioribulose 1-phosphate dehydratase, with protein sequence MMNELNPIFRARAAELVSVGRFFFERGWVPATAGNLSARLDDHHMAITVSGRHKGELTGDDLMVMDLEGNVVSEGEQPSAEAFLHTIMYRRSPRTGAVLHTHSVNATVLSRLSPDGLALEDYEVLKALPGFDTHEAALNVPVFANDQDIRRLAARVDDLLNREPDTAGYLIEGHGLYTWGTDVQTARRHMEAFEFLFECEVLTRRLRT encoded by the coding sequence ATGATGAATGAACTGAATCCCATATTCAGGGCGCGTGCGGCGGAGCTGGTTTCCGTGGGGCGCTTCTTCTTCGAGCGAGGCTGGGTGCCGGCCACGGCGGGCAATCTTTCCGCCCGTCTGGACGACCACCACATGGCCATCACGGTATCGGGCCGCCACAAGGGCGAACTCACCGGGGACGATCTGATGGTGATGGATCTGGAGGGCAATGTCGTCTCCGAGGGCGAGCAGCCGTCGGCGGAGGCCTTTCTGCACACCATCATGTACCGGCGGTCACCGCGGACCGGTGCCGTGCTGCATACCCATTCGGTGAACGCCACGGTGCTCTCGCGGCTCTCGCCGGACGGTCTCGCGCTGGAAGACTATGAGGTGCTCAAGGCCCTGCCGGGCTTCGACACCCACGAGGCGGCCCTCAATGTGCCCGTGTTCGCCAACGATCAGGACATCCGCCGGCTGGCCGCCCGGGTGGACGATCTGCTGAACCGCGAGCCCGACACCGCCGGCTATCTGATCGAAGGCCACGGTCTCTACACCTGGGGCACCGATGTGCAGACCGCACGCCGGCACATGGAGGCGTTCGAGTTCCTGTTCGAATGCGAAGTGCTCACGAGGAGGTTGCGCACATGA